The Dryobates pubescens isolate bDryPub1 chromosome 41, bDryPub1.pri, whole genome shotgun sequence genome includes a region encoding these proteins:
- the RPS27 gene encoding 40S ribosomal protein S27, translated as MPLAKDLLHPSPEEEKRKHKKKRLVQSPNSYFMDVKCPGCYKITTVFSHAQTVVLCVGCSTVLCQPTGGKARLTEGCSFRRKQH; from the exons ATGCCT CTGGCGAAGGATTTGCTGCACCCTTCCCccgaggaggagaagaggaagcacaAGAAGAAGCGGCTGGTGCAGAGCCCCAACTCTTACTTCATGGACGTCAAATGCCCTG GTTGTTACAAGATCACGACGGTGTTCAGCCACGCGCAGACCGTGGTGTTGTGCGTGGGCTGCTCGACCGTGCTGTGCCAGCCCACGGGGggcaaggccaggctgacagAAG GCTGCTCCTTCAGGCGAAAGCAGCATTAG
- the RAB13 gene encoding ras-related protein Rab-13 isoform X1, whose translation MAKAYDHLFKLLLIGDSGVGKTCLIIRFAEDNFTSTYISTIGIDFKIRTVDIDGKKIKLQVWDTAGQERFKTITTAYYRGAVGIILVYDITDAKSFENIQNWMKSIKENASAGVERLLIGNKCDMESKRKVQREEAEKLAKEHGIRFFETSAKSSVNVEEAFSMLARDILQKSSRKAAPSGSRPLLEPGPARKAGGRRRRWR comes from the exons ATGGCCAAGGCCTACGACCACCTCttcaagctgctgctgatcGGGGACAGCGGCGTGGGCAAGACCTGCCTCATCATCCGCTTCGCCGAGGACAACTTCACCAGCACCTACATCTCTACCATCG gCATCGACTTCAAAATCCGGACAGTGGACATCGATGGGAAGAAAATCAAGCTGCAGGTCTG GGACACAGCAGGACAGGAGCGCTTCAAGACCATCACCACAGCCTATTACCGTGGAGCTGTG GGCATCATCCTGGTCTACGACATCACTGATGCAAAGTCCTTTGAAAACATCCAGAACTGGATGAAGAGCATCAAGGAG aacgCCTCAGCCGGGGTGGAGCGTCTCCTGATCGGCAACAAGTGCGACATGGAGAGCAAGCGCAAGGTGCAGCGCGAGGAGGCGGAGAAG CTGGCGAAGGAGCACGGGATCCGCTTCTTCGAGACCAGTGCCAAGTCCAGCGTGAACGTGGAGGAG GCCTTCAGCATGCTGGCAAGAGACATCCTGCAGAAATCCTCCCGGAAAGCG gcCCCCAGCGGCAGCAGGCCCCTGCTGGAGCCCGGCCCCGCGAGGAAGGCCGGGG GCCGGCGGCGGCGATGGCGGTGA
- the RAB13 gene encoding ras-related protein Rab-13 isoform X2, with translation MAKAYDHLFKLLLIGDSGVGKTCLIIRFAEDNFTSTYISTIGIDFKIRTVDIDGKKIKLQVWDTAGQERFKTITTAYYRGAVGIILVYDITDAKSFENIQNWMKSIKENASAGVERLLIGNKCDMESKRKVQREEAEKLAKEHGIRFFETSAKSSVNVEEAFSMLARDILQKSSRKAAGGGDGGE, from the exons ATGGCCAAGGCCTACGACCACCTCttcaagctgctgctgatcGGGGACAGCGGCGTGGGCAAGACCTGCCTCATCATCCGCTTCGCCGAGGACAACTTCACCAGCACCTACATCTCTACCATCG gCATCGACTTCAAAATCCGGACAGTGGACATCGATGGGAAGAAAATCAAGCTGCAGGTCTG GGACACAGCAGGACAGGAGCGCTTCAAGACCATCACCACAGCCTATTACCGTGGAGCTGTG GGCATCATCCTGGTCTACGACATCACTGATGCAAAGTCCTTTGAAAACATCCAGAACTGGATGAAGAGCATCAAGGAG aacgCCTCAGCCGGGGTGGAGCGTCTCCTGATCGGCAACAAGTGCGACATGGAGAGCAAGCGCAAGGTGCAGCGCGAGGAGGCGGAGAAG CTGGCGAAGGAGCACGGGATCCGCTTCTTCGAGACCAGTGCCAAGTCCAGCGTGAACGTGGAGGAG GCCTTCAGCATGCTGGCAAGAGACATCCTGCAGAAATCCTCCCGGAAAGCG GCCGGCGGCGGCGATGGCGGTGAATGA
- the JTB gene encoding protein JTB, with product MGPQGLLGPRFCVLYAVLGALLCGLRPAAAMAVNDEKRSASPVTATQCWQVEDYVVVQECSRCSSFQTKAMTECRPTGFVEKVTCATSKKEDFKRCRSAVMEAHIFWRFVGTMMCVAALFAVLVVCRQRVLDRKALEKVRKQLESI from the exons ATGGGGCCCCAGGGCCTCCTCGGGCCGCGGTTCTGCGTCCTCTACGCTGTcctgggtgctctgctctgcggGCTGCG GCCGGCGGCGGCGATGGCGGTGAATGACGAGAAGCGGTCGG CGAGCCCGGTGACGGCCACGCAGTGCTGGCAGGTGGAGGACTACGTGGTGGTGCAGGAGTGCTCCCGGTGCTCCAGCTTCCAGACG AAGGCCATGACAGAGTGCAGGCCCACGGGGTTCGTTGAGAAGGTCACCTGTGCCACCTCCAAGAAAGAGGATTTCAAAAG GTGCCGCTCGGCCGTGATGGAGGCTCACATCTTCTGGCGCTTCGTGGGCACCATGATGTGTGTGGCTGCCCTCTTCGCCGTGCTGGTGGTGTGCCGCCAGCGGGTGCTggacaggaaggctctggagaaggtTCGCAAGCAGCTGGAGTCCATCTAG